A genome region from Thermococcus onnurineus NA1 includes the following:
- a CDS encoding MBL fold metallo-hydrolase — MLEEFPRNIIPIEIPPHTVMLRGISWDSNVYLLRDGEEALVIDTGTGVNWHVYTEIWEKEGYLQGIKRVIIFNTHEHFDHVGGNLILKHYFENKGMEVLFAAHDVTARALEKGDDYIILAYSYGRRFKAHSVDIKLKGGDTLRIGSLKLELIHTPGHTAGSSCLYEPEEKLMFTGDTVFKGTVGRTDLPTGSGWQLQESLEKLLEFDVSFGLPGHGWVIKDWRGNLTEILGWL, encoded by the coding sequence ATGCTGGAAGAATTTCCGAGAAACATAATTCCCATAGAGATTCCACCACATACAGTCATGCTCCGCGGGATTAGCTGGGATTCTAACGTTTACCTGCTCCGCGACGGAGAGGAGGCTCTGGTCATTGACACCGGAACCGGCGTGAACTGGCACGTTTACACAGAAATCTGGGAAAAGGAAGGCTATCTCCAGGGGATCAAGCGAGTTATAATCTTCAACACTCACGAACACTTTGACCACGTCGGGGGCAATCTCATCCTGAAGCACTATTTTGAGAACAAGGGAATGGAGGTTCTCTTCGCGGCCCATGATGTCACTGCGAGAGCCCTTGAAAAGGGCGACGACTATATCATACTCGCGTACTCATATGGACGGCGTTTTAAGGCGCATTCCGTCGATATAAAGCTGAAGGGCGGGGACACACTTAGAATCGGCTCGCTTAAGCTGGAGCTTATTCACACGCCAGGCCACACCGCCGGGAGCTCATGTCTCTATGAACCGGAGGAAAAGCTGATGTTCACGGGCGACACCGTCTTCAAAGGCACCGTAGGGAGGACAGACCTCCCGACCGGAAGCGGATGGCAACTCCAGGAGTCACTGGAGAAACTTTTAGAGTTCGACGTCAGCTTCGGCCTCCCCGGGCACGGCTGGGTGATAAAAGACTGGCGTGGAAACCTCACTGAAATCCTGGGGTGGCTCTGA
- a CDS encoding YchF/TatD family DNA exonuclease, with amino-acid sequence MIDAHAHFEFYKKEVPQVIEECRKELKAVVDSITEYRKTHVWKSWELLKPYFGFLFPTLGYHPNEARRGNWEKVKRVEDFIREHRNEIVAVGEIGLDYHYAENEAQRENQRAIFQHFLELAAELKLPVVIHARDAEREAFELVQRYGVNAYFHSFTGSPELAKEIAENDHPIGISTGIVFIPEIRKTVEALELEDILVETDSPYMSPFKGQRNKPYYVRVAIEEVAKLKGLEFGEVERITEKNTIEFFRLEV; translated from the coding sequence GTGATTGACGCTCATGCTCACTTCGAGTTCTACAAGAAGGAAGTACCTCAGGTAATAGAAGAGTGCAGAAAGGAGCTCAAAGCTGTGGTTGATTCCATAACCGAGTACAGAAAAACCCACGTCTGGAAGAGCTGGGAGCTGCTCAAGCCGTACTTCGGCTTTCTCTTCCCGACGCTCGGCTACCATCCGAACGAAGCACGCAGGGGCAACTGGGAAAAGGTGAAGCGCGTTGAGGACTTCATCCGGGAGCACAGGAACGAAATTGTGGCGGTGGGCGAGATAGGCCTCGACTACCACTACGCTGAAAACGAAGCCCAAAGGGAAAACCAGAGGGCGATATTCCAGCATTTCCTCGAGCTGGCGGCTGAGCTTAAGCTTCCCGTGGTTATCCACGCAAGGGATGCCGAAAGGGAAGCCTTTGAGCTGGTTCAGAGATACGGTGTTAATGCCTATTTCCACTCCTTCACGGGGAGTCCCGAGCTTGCTAAGGAGATTGCTGAAAACGATCATCCAATAGGGATAAGCACCGGGATAGTCTTTATCCCGGAGATTAGGAAGACAGTAGAGGCTCTTGAGCTGGAGGATATCCTCGTGGAAACCGATTCACCATATATGAGCCCATTCAAGGGACAGAGGAACAAGCCCTACTACGTCAGAGTGGCCATTGAAGAAGTGGCAAAGCTTAAGGGGCTGGAATTTGGTGAGGTTGAACGGATAACAGAGAAAAATACGATCGAGTTTTTCAGGCTGGAGGTGTGA
- a CDS encoding DEAD/DEAH box helicase — protein sequence MHLLLKKTIRERFGKLNELQMKAFREVSSGKSVLIIAPTGSGKTEAAVLPVFNAILEEGLKPISALYIAPLKALNRDLLERLEWWGKRLGISVEVRHGDTSAYKKAKQTKNPPQMLIITPETLGVILTVKSLRKALENVKFVIVDEIAELVDNKRGAQLLLNLERLVEIADFKRIGMTATVGNEDEVREWLGAETIVKPSWRKAYRFHVLYPRPEEKDFKLAEELSLAPDVAARLRTLWEIVEEHGKALIFTNTRQFAEILAHRLKAWGKPVEVHHGSLSKEARIKAERALKEGKIKALICTSSMELGIDIGDVDVVIQYMSPRQVNRLVQRVGRAKHRIGEVSEGYVITSNVEDYLQSLIIARRALEGRFEAVEPIGGLDVLAHFLVGLLIEYKRMPRERPYEIARRAYVYRELKWEEYLDVLGILEDARLIGYDKEKNLLYLRRGAFQYYYENLSTIPDEVSWRVFDSGSGHIIGRLDESFVMDLEEGMEFVMNGRSWIVLKIDEEAKLLRVRESKSLESAIPSWEGEMIPVPFGIALDVGRLKRELTFDFKRALELLEGVDFSEVELRRAFEEIKDGPFSTDRDIVIESTPKALVIHADFGNRANEALGRLVHSFLILRYGRVFSVRSQAHAIVFKTPFQLNPSEVKRYLYQEPEALEFIVARSLRDSHAYRWRMMNVAKRFGALRRDAKIRRIERLFEGTVIEREALNELYHDKVDVKRGELVLSMLKAGSLRVKTELRREPSRLARLNMSVGGEFLIGGELERDEILELFKRRLLDHEVVLVCTNCGWSSKTRVSRLRERIKHWECPKCGSRMLAVAHPIDAEEFMPILKKVRHGERLERKEERAYRKLLKAADLIDSYGFDAVLALASYGTGPDTAARLLSQYRGEALLVALMERERQFIRTRRFWVDAKKEEEKKSEE from the coding sequence ATGCACCTTCTCCTCAAGAAGACCATCAGGGAGCGCTTTGGAAAGCTCAACGAGCTTCAGATGAAAGCTTTTCGTGAGGTTAGCTCCGGGAAGAGTGTTCTCATAATCGCCCCCACTGGCTCTGGTAAGACAGAAGCAGCCGTTCTGCCCGTCTTTAACGCCATCCTTGAGGAAGGCCTCAAGCCAATCTCCGCCCTCTACATCGCTCCCCTAAAGGCCCTCAACAGGGATCTGCTCGAGCGCCTGGAGTGGTGGGGAAAGAGGCTTGGAATAAGCGTCGAAGTTAGGCACGGGGACACTTCTGCCTACAAAAAGGCCAAACAGACGAAGAATCCACCTCAGATGCTCATCATTACCCCCGAGACTCTTGGCGTTATTCTAACGGTAAAATCACTCCGAAAAGCTCTGGAGAACGTCAAGTTCGTCATTGTTGACGAGATAGCCGAGCTGGTCGACAACAAGCGTGGGGCACAGCTCCTGCTGAACCTTGAGAGGCTGGTGGAGATAGCGGACTTCAAACGCATCGGAATGACCGCAACGGTCGGCAACGAGGACGAGGTGAGGGAGTGGCTCGGGGCGGAAACGATAGTCAAGCCCAGCTGGAGAAAAGCGTACCGCTTCCACGTGCTCTATCCAAGGCCGGAGGAGAAGGACTTCAAGCTCGCGGAGGAGCTGAGTCTGGCCCCCGATGTGGCCGCCCGTCTCAGAACTCTTTGGGAAATAGTCGAAGAGCATGGAAAGGCGCTGATATTCACCAACACCAGGCAGTTTGCCGAGATTCTGGCCCACCGTCTGAAGGCCTGGGGCAAGCCAGTTGAAGTCCACCATGGGAGCCTCTCGAAGGAGGCCCGTATAAAAGCGGAAAGGGCCTTGAAGGAGGGCAAAATCAAGGCTCTAATCTGCACGTCCTCGATGGAGCTGGGAATTGACATAGGCGACGTGGACGTTGTCATTCAGTACATGAGCCCGAGACAGGTGAACCGCCTGGTTCAGCGTGTTGGGAGGGCGAAACACAGGATTGGCGAGGTCAGCGAGGGATACGTCATCACCTCCAACGTCGAGGACTACCTTCAGAGTCTAATCATAGCCAGGCGCGCGCTGGAGGGAAGGTTTGAGGCCGTAGAGCCGATTGGCGGCCTCGATGTTTTGGCCCATTTCCTCGTTGGGCTTCTTATCGAGTACAAACGCATGCCGAGGGAGAGGCCCTACGAGATAGCGAGGCGAGCTTACGTTTACAGGGAGCTTAAATGGGAGGAATATCTCGATGTTTTGGGAATCCTCGAGGACGCTCGTCTAATTGGCTACGACAAAGAAAAGAATCTCCTCTATCTCCGCCGCGGGGCTTTCCAGTACTACTACGAGAACCTCTCGACGATCCCGGACGAGGTTTCCTGGCGCGTCTTCGACTCAGGGAGCGGACACATAATCGGACGGCTCGACGAGAGCTTCGTTATGGACCTGGAGGAAGGAATGGAGTTCGTGATGAACGGGAGGAGCTGGATAGTGCTCAAGATTGACGAAGAGGCGAAATTGCTGAGGGTGCGCGAGAGCAAGAGCCTAGAGAGTGCAATACCAAGCTGGGAGGGTGAGATGATTCCCGTTCCCTTCGGCATTGCCCTTGACGTGGGAAGGTTGAAGCGGGAGCTGACCTTTGACTTCAAACGGGCTTTAGAGCTTCTGGAAGGCGTGGACTTCAGCGAGGTGGAGCTCAGACGGGCTTTTGAGGAGATAAAGGATGGGCCATTCTCAACCGACAGGGATATCGTGATAGAGAGCACGCCGAAAGCGCTCGTAATCCACGCTGACTTTGGCAACAGGGCGAATGAAGCCCTCGGTCGGCTGGTTCATTCCTTCTTGATCCTGCGCTACGGCAGGGTCTTCTCCGTGAGAAGCCAAGCCCACGCTATAGTATTCAAGACGCCCTTCCAGCTGAACCCGAGCGAGGTCAAGCGCTACCTCTACCAGGAGCCAGAGGCACTGGAGTTCATAGTTGCGCGCTCGCTGAGGGACTCCCACGCCTATCGCTGGAGGATGATGAACGTCGCCAAACGCTTTGGCGCACTTAGGAGGGACGCAAAGATAAGGAGAATCGAGCGGCTCTTCGAGGGGACGGTAATCGAAAGGGAAGCCCTGAACGAGCTGTACCACGACAAGGTTGATGTTAAGAGAGGTGAACTCGTTCTAAGCATGCTCAAAGCTGGAAGCCTGCGCGTGAAAACTGAACTGAGGAGAGAGCCGTCAAGGCTGGCGAGGCTTAACATGAGCGTCGGAGGCGAGTTCTTGATCGGAGGGGAGCTGGAGAGAGACGAGATACTTGAGCTGTTCAAGAGGAGGCTCCTTGACCATGAGGTTGTCTTGGTCTGCACCAACTGCGGATGGAGCTCAAAAACAAGAGTTTCACGCCTGAGGGAAAGAATCAAGCACTGGGAATGCCCGAAGTGCGGCTCGAGGATGCTGGCAGTTGCCCATCCGATTGACGCGGAGGAGTTCATGCCTATTCTCAAAAAGGTCAGGCACGGCGAGAGGCTCGAGCGGAAGGAGGAGAGGGCTTACAGGAAGCTCCTGAAGGCCGCTGATCTGATTGATTCCTACGGCTTTGACGCGGTTCTTGCCCTAGCGAGCTACGGAACAGGCCCGGACACTGCGGCGAGGCTGTTGAGCCAGTACCGGGGAGAGGCCTTACTGGTCGCCCTGATGGAGCGCGAGAGGCAGTTCATAAGGACGAGGCGCTTCTGGGTGGATGCAAAGAAGGAAGAAGAGAAGAAGTCTGAGGAATAA
- a CDS encoding iron-containing alcohol dehydrogenase, whose product MFWLKTKIVEGDGSLSYLSKAAKGHERVLILSSSSMKRHGFLEEAEDYVRDAGAEVFSIVGLPAEPSVEVIEEFLPKVREFNPDLLVALGGGSVIDTTKALKVFYDAPEVEFEEIAFIDRFSKPKPVPKLKTPLIAIPSTSGAGSEVSAASVLKKGDVKYNIVTPEIAPDIAILDPRLPRTMPAEVARNSGLDVLVHGIEAYTTKVANPFSDAMAIKAIKTVYKWLPLSVKGDEDARAKVHYAATMAGIAFLNARLGLCHAMSHKAAWIGPHGLLNAIFLPYVMEFNMRNDYARKRYAEIARELGFSSAKDLVEVVKELNEMLGVPKLSELVDEETFVSRVEEMAEKAYRDGLVYFNPVEPKPEEIRELYLKAFYGE is encoded by the coding sequence ATGTTCTGGCTGAAGACGAAGATAGTCGAGGGGGATGGGAGCCTGAGCTACCTCTCCAAGGCTGCAAAGGGTCACGAGCGCGTTTTAATCCTTTCATCAAGCTCGATGAAGAGACACGGCTTTCTAGAGGAGGCCGAGGACTACGTGAGGGACGCTGGAGCAGAGGTTTTCTCGATAGTGGGCCTTCCAGCCGAGCCGAGTGTGGAAGTCATCGAGGAGTTCCTGCCGAAGGTAAGGGAGTTTAACCCGGATCTTCTGGTGGCATTAGGTGGCGGAAGCGTCATAGACACTACCAAGGCGCTGAAGGTCTTCTATGATGCTCCAGAAGTTGAGTTCGAGGAGATAGCCTTCATCGACCGCTTCTCCAAGCCGAAGCCTGTTCCTAAGCTTAAAACACCGCTGATAGCCATACCTTCAACAAGCGGCGCCGGAAGCGAAGTCTCTGCCGCGAGCGTCCTCAAGAAGGGTGACGTGAAGTACAACATCGTCACTCCCGAAATAGCGCCGGATATAGCTATTCTCGATCCGAGGTTACCGAGAACAATGCCGGCCGAGGTTGCGAGAAACTCCGGGTTAGACGTACTCGTCCACGGAATAGAGGCCTACACGACGAAGGTCGCAAACCCCTTCAGTGACGCGATGGCGATAAAAGCGATAAAGACTGTCTACAAGTGGCTGCCCCTGTCGGTTAAGGGCGACGAGGACGCGAGGGCAAAAGTTCATTACGCGGCCACTATGGCCGGCATAGCATTCCTCAACGCTCGCCTCGGCCTCTGCCATGCCATGAGTCACAAAGCTGCTTGGATAGGCCCGCACGGCCTGCTCAATGCGATATTCCTGCCGTACGTCATGGAGTTCAACATGAGGAACGACTACGCGAGGAAGCGCTACGCGGAGATAGCGAGGGAGCTGGGCTTCTCGAGTGCCAAAGATTTAGTGGAAGTCGTTAAGGAGCTAAACGAGATGCTCGGCGTTCCGAAGCTGAGCGAGCTGGTTGACGAAGAAACTTTCGTGAGCAGGGTCGAGGAGATGGCGGAGAAGGCCTACCGCGACGGCCTGGTTTACTTCAACCCGGTGGAGCCCAAGCCCGAGGAGATAAGGGAGCTGTATCTAAAAGCCTTCTACGGGGAGTGA
- a CDS encoding dihydropteroate synthase-like protein codes for MSPPERILLVTGKLAEPLVRKYGKGCDVFVTPLSVAAFLTPEMIVRYLKKAKIKSEEYDLILIPGLVRGSTQEIEEELGIPTFKGPRNAMDLPQVLKAVREGFNLSKEVPADDLFSFDALKRVEDIRNRTRNKRYMEEALKRPWNVLVGNLPAGRDFPTRILGEVVDAPRLGVEGTVQKALYYLREGADIIDIGMIAGETNLDFVELIPEIRERLRENGFDVPISFDSLNTAEIERALDYADLFLSVDDSNLESLVTDKPVVLIPTNQAKGYFPTRPAKRVEFLEGLKARALDLGYKTIISDLILEHVPHLARSITAFQLYRERNPDDVLLAGVGNVVELYDADSVGMNALLAGMAKELSIGLLLTTETSAKARGSIRELRRALDMNLFEMPKDLGFDLLILKEKRTNDWRFEPAKEIVKAEERPVELEPVYFRIWLEDGKIWVNAHHGTKAVLTIVGDEPNAIIDTILECFEISPRHAFYLGRELEKAYTALRLRRSYVQEVELFKDFYLQNKGSDERSSPEGSR; via the coding sequence ATGAGCCCTCCCGAGCGAATCCTCCTCGTCACCGGCAAGCTCGCCGAACCGCTTGTTCGAAAGTACGGTAAGGGCTGCGACGTTTTCGTTACGCCCCTGAGCGTAGCGGCTTTTCTGACTCCCGAGATGATAGTTCGCTATCTGAAGAAGGCTAAAATCAAAAGCGAGGAGTACGACCTTATTCTCATTCCTGGCCTCGTGAGGGGCTCGACCCAAGAAATCGAGGAAGAGCTGGGCATTCCCACATTCAAGGGGCCGAGGAACGCGATGGACCTTCCTCAGGTGCTGAAGGCGGTAAGAGAAGGCTTCAATCTGAGCAAAGAGGTTCCGGCGGATGACCTCTTCTCCTTCGATGCTCTAAAGCGCGTTGAGGACATAAGGAACCGGACGAGAAACAAGCGCTACATGGAGGAGGCCCTCAAAAGGCCGTGGAACGTCCTTGTAGGGAACCTGCCCGCGGGGAGGGACTTTCCCACCAGAATCCTCGGCGAGGTCGTCGATGCCCCGAGGCTGGGCGTCGAAGGAACCGTGCAAAAGGCCCTCTACTACCTCCGTGAGGGGGCGGATATAATTGATATCGGTATGATCGCGGGCGAGACGAACCTTGACTTCGTCGAGCTCATCCCCGAAATACGCGAGAGGCTGAGGGAGAACGGTTTCGACGTGCCCATAAGCTTTGACTCTCTAAACACCGCTGAAATCGAAAGGGCCCTTGATTACGCTGATCTGTTCCTCAGCGTCGATGATAGCAACCTGGAGAGCCTTGTTACCGATAAGCCCGTCGTTCTCATCCCAACCAACCAGGCGAAAGGGTATTTTCCAACGAGACCTGCGAAGAGAGTTGAATTTCTTGAGGGGCTTAAGGCCAGGGCCCTTGATCTGGGTTACAAAACGATAATCTCGGACCTAATCCTGGAGCACGTGCCCCATCTGGCGCGCTCGATAACGGCCTTCCAGCTCTACCGTGAGAGGAACCCGGACGACGTTCTCCTTGCCGGCGTCGGAAACGTCGTCGAGCTCTACGACGCCGACAGCGTCGGGATGAACGCCCTTCTTGCTGGAATGGCCAAGGAGCTCTCTATAGGCCTTCTCCTAACGACGGAGACAAGCGCCAAGGCCAGGGGCTCGATAAGGGAGCTGCGGAGAGCCCTGGACATGAACCTCTTTGAGATGCCAAAGGACCTCGGCTTTGACCTGCTGATACTCAAAGAGAAGAGGACCAATGACTGGCGCTTTGAGCCTGCCAAAGAAATCGTCAAGGCCGAGGAGAGGCCAGTTGAGCTCGAACCCGTTTACTTCCGCATCTGGCTTGAAGATGGGAAAATATGGGTGAACGCTCACCACGGAACAAAGGCCGTCTTAACCATCGTCGGAGACGAGCCGAACGCGATAATCGACACAATCCTTGAGTGCTTTGAGATAAGCCCGAGGCACGCCTTTTACCTCGGCAGGGAGCTGGAGAAGGCCTACACCGCGCTGAGACTGAGGAGAAGCTATGTCCAGGAGGTCGAGCTTTTTAAGGACTTCTACCTTCAGAACAAGGGAAGTGATGAGCGGAGCTCTCCTGAGGGCTCCCGATGA
- a CDS encoding DUF504 domain-containing protein gives MRKGSVKEVLAKLKYDPREDERDYYIIIEHRGAYGDVKKIPVELIELGHGYFFVGDAQIPYHRIRRVVKKDGKVIWETRKDRRGESD, from the coding sequence ATGCGGAAGGGTTCGGTGAAGGAAGTCCTCGCCAAGCTCAAGTACGACCCGCGCGAGGACGAGCGGGATTACTACATCATCATCGAGCACCGCGGTGCCTACGGCGACGTCAAGAAAATCCCAGTCGAGCTGATAGAGCTTGGGCACGGCTACTTCTTCGTCGGGGATGCCCAGATTCCATATCACCGTATTCGGAGGGTCGTGAAGAAGGATGGGAAGGTAATCTGGGAGACAAGAAAGGATAGGAGGGGAGAGAGTGATTGA
- a CDS encoding DUF3216 domain-containing protein, translating into MNVPEIEELKKLCEELGEKELIARIDSFVALNEGLESKKGKEFIEVSILGFAEGMLTSLRAKYPGDERVVKLLERVSARRAELDEQFRKAKPPIFEG; encoded by the coding sequence ATGAACGTTCCGGAGATTGAGGAGCTTAAGAAGCTCTGCGAAGAGCTCGGCGAGAAAGAGCTGATAGCAAGGATAGATTCATTCGTGGCCCTTAATGAAGGGCTGGAGAGCAAGAAGGGGAAAGAGTTCATAGAAGTCTCCATACTGGGCTTTGCCGAAGGCATGCTGACGAGCCTAAGGGCCAAGTATCCTGGCGATGAGAGGGTTGTGAAACTCCTGGAAAGGGTCAGTGCAAGGAGAGCAGAGCTTGACGAGCAGTTCAGGAAGGCGAAGCCACCGATTTTCGAGGGCTAA
- a CDS encoding DUF72 domain-containing protein, which produces MIHVGTCGFCEARARYFQDFDTVEIQQTFYRILQEKTLERWRKEAPEGFIFSMKAFQGVTHPPNSPTWRRSNVRPSKEVGLLRPNSEVLHFWRITLREAELLGARFILIQLPRSFKETEESFENAERFFSMIDRGEFEIAVELRGWSEEGVKRFVREFDVIDVTDPLVRIPLHHGDVNYYRLHGRYEKGRIVYSHTYTDEELEKIRERVIGWNREESFVYFNNSNMCADAKRFKAML; this is translated from the coding sequence ATGATCCACGTGGGGACCTGCGGCTTCTGCGAGGCAAGGGCGAGGTACTTTCAGGACTTTGACACGGTTGAGATACAGCAGACCTTCTACCGCATTCTCCAAGAGAAGACCCTAGAACGCTGGCGGAAGGAAGCGCCGGAAGGGTTCATCTTCTCGATGAAGGCCTTTCAGGGAGTCACCCATCCTCCGAACAGCCCCACCTGGAGGAGGAGCAACGTGAGGCCGTCTAAGGAGGTCGGCCTTTTGAGACCCAACAGTGAGGTGCTCCATTTCTGGAGGATAACCCTGAGGGAAGCTGAGCTACTCGGAGCAAGGTTCATCCTCATCCAGCTTCCAAGAAGCTTCAAGGAAACCGAGGAGAGCTTTGAGAACGCCGAGAGGTTTTTCTCAATGATCGATAGGGGCGAATTTGAGATAGCCGTTGAGCTCAGGGGCTGGAGTGAGGAGGGAGTTAAACGGTTTGTCCGGGAGTTCGACGTTATAGACGTCACAGACCCTCTCGTGAGGATTCCGCTCCACCACGGTGATGTGAACTACTACCGCCTCCACGGGCGCTACGAGAAAGGGAGGATAGTCTACAGCCACACCTACACGGATGAGGAGCTGGAAAAAATAAGGGAAAGGGTTATCGGGTGGAACAGGGAGGAGAGCTTCGTGTACTTCAACAACTCGAACATGTGCGCCGATGCGAAGCGCTTCAAGGCAATGCTCTAG
- a CDS encoding M20/M25/M40 family metallo-hydrolase encodes MKTERAKEILLNLLKIPSPSGSEDRIALHIMEFLHKLDYDVHIESDGEIIDLVVNPDAELFYEVHMDTIPMRAEPFVRGNIVYGTGASDIKGGIAAILLMLEELKKEDKDLNVGIVFVSDEEHGGRGSALFMERYRPKMAVVLEPTDLEVHIAHAGNIEAYFEVDGKEAHGACPESGINAIDQTFKMLEELKKLEPFNAKGKYFDAHIGLQELVCDNPYYLIPALCRGRVEARLLPDQEVEDILDLMEPIFEEYTLKYEYTEIWDGYELEPDEEIVVLAKKAMEATEIDEFGGMRSWTDAINFVYNGTRTIVFGPGNLDISHTKNEHIDVRDVVTASEFLKALNEIFGKS; translated from the coding sequence ATGAAAACTGAGAGAGCAAAGGAAATCCTTCTTAACCTCCTCAAAATTCCGTCCCCCTCAGGGAGCGAGGATCGTATAGCCCTTCACATCATGGAGTTCCTCCACAAGCTGGACTACGACGTCCACATTGAGAGTGACGGCGAGATAATCGACCTCGTCGTCAATCCCGACGCTGAGCTCTTCTACGAGGTCCATATGGACACGATACCGATGAGGGCCGAGCCCTTTGTAAGGGGTAACATCGTTTACGGAACCGGCGCGAGCGACATAAAGGGCGGCATAGCTGCGATTCTGCTTATGCTCGAAGAACTCAAGAAAGAGGATAAGGATCTCAACGTCGGCATTGTCTTCGTCAGCGACGAAGAGCACGGCGGAAGAGGCTCGGCACTCTTTATGGAGCGGTACAGGCCCAAGATGGCCGTTGTGCTTGAGCCCACTGATCTAGAGGTCCACATAGCCCACGCAGGCAACATAGAGGCCTACTTTGAGGTCGACGGCAAGGAGGCCCACGGAGCCTGCCCTGAGAGTGGAATCAACGCCATAGATCAGACCTTCAAGATGCTTGAGGAACTCAAGAAGCTCGAACCTTTCAACGCGAAGGGCAAGTATTTCGACGCCCACATCGGCCTTCAGGAGCTAGTCTGCGACAACCCATACTACCTTATCCCTGCCCTCTGCCGTGGTCGTGTGGAGGCTCGCCTTCTGCCAGATCAGGAAGTCGAGGACATCCTTGACCTTATGGAGCCAATATTTGAGGAGTACACCCTCAAGTACGAGTACACGGAGATATGGGACGGTTACGAGCTTGAACCCGATGAGGAGATAGTCGTTCTCGCTAAAAAGGCTATGGAAGCAACAGAAATAGACGAGTTCGGTGGCATGAGAAGCTGGACGGACGCGATAAACTTCGTGTACAACGGAACGAGAACGATAGTCTTCGGCCCAGGCAACCTCGACATCTCACACACAAAGAACGAGCACATCGATGTGAGGGACGTGGTTACAGCAAGTGAGTTTTTGAAGGCCTTGAATGAGATTTTTGGAAAGAGCTGA
- the mtnA gene encoding S-methyl-5-thioribose-1-phosphate isomerase produces MELKYKPEELTRLPRSVIYESGKVKLIDQRLLPREFKVIELTTVDEVARAIVTMQVRGAPAIGAAAAFGLALYAETTKAKTKDEFMDGFYAAYDKLKNTRPTAVNLFWALNRVKKLVEEHREDSLDEIKHLIVEEAQKIADEDVEANLRMGHYGAEVLPEGNVLTHCNAGSLATVHLGTVGAVLRVMHKEGTLKLLWVDETRPVLQGARLSAWEYHYDGIPLKLISDNMAGFVMQQGKVDAIIVGADRIVANGDFANKIGTYTLAVLAKEHGIPFFTVAPLSTIDMSLKSGKEIPIEERSKEEVLTCGGCRIAPDVDVYNPAFDVTPHKYLTGIITDRGVVYPPFERNLKRLFKRE; encoded by the coding sequence ATGGAGCTGAAGTATAAACCGGAAGAGCTCACGAGGCTACCGAGGAGCGTTATCTACGAGAGCGGAAAGGTTAAGCTCATAGACCAGCGTCTTCTTCCAAGGGAGTTTAAGGTCATCGAGCTAACGACGGTTGATGAGGTTGCGAGGGCGATAGTTACGATGCAGGTGCGCGGGGCGCCGGCGATAGGGGCGGCCGCAGCCTTTGGCCTGGCCCTCTACGCTGAGACGACAAAGGCAAAGACTAAAGATGAGTTCATGGACGGCTTTTACGCCGCCTACGATAAGCTCAAGAACACAAGGCCAACGGCCGTAAACCTCTTCTGGGCCCTCAACAGGGTTAAAAAGCTGGTTGAGGAGCACAGAGAGGATTCACTTGATGAGATAAAGCACCTTATAGTTGAAGAGGCCCAAAAGATAGCGGACGAAGACGTGGAAGCAAACCTCAGGATGGGGCACTATGGAGCAGAGGTTCTTCCCGAGGGGAACGTTCTGACCCACTGCAACGCCGGAAGCCTGGCAACGGTTCACCTGGGAACGGTTGGTGCCGTGTTGAGGGTCATGCACAAGGAAGGAACCCTAAAGCTCCTCTGGGTGGACGAGACGAGGCCCGTCCTTCAGGGCGCGAGGCTCTCAGCATGGGAGTACCACTACGACGGCATTCCGCTTAAGCTCATAAGCGACAACATGGCGGGCTTCGTGATGCAACAGGGAAAGGTTGACGCGATTATAGTCGGCGCGGACAGGATAGTGGCAAACGGCGACTTCGCCAACAAGATAGGAACCTACACCCTCGCGGTTCTGGCCAAGGAGCACGGGATACCGTTCTTCACCGTCGCGCCCCTCTCGACAATAGACATGAGCCTCAAGAGTGGAAAGGAGATACCAATAGAGGAGCGCAGCAAGGAGGAGGTTCTCACCTGCGGTGGCTGCAGGATTGCCCCAGATGTCGATGTCTACAACCCTGCCTTCGACGTGACACCGCACAAGTATCTGACGGGCATAATCACAGACAGAGGAGTCGTTTATCCGCCCTTCGAGAGAAACCTCAAGAGGCTCTTCAAGCGGGAGTGA